A genomic window from Silene latifolia isolate original U9 population chromosome 11, ASM4854445v1, whole genome shotgun sequence includes:
- the LOC141611226 gene encoding uncharacterized protein LOC141611226, with amino-acid sequence MASISVYLFFCVAAFFNCLYFTIGEYDETDKLALLKIKAEVTDPLGVMSSWNDTLHFCNWDGVNCGRKHQRVTILDLSSSKLTGTISPFVGNLSFLTKLDLQNNSFTGIIPSAIGRLHRLQSLLLNNNLIGGQIPSNISGCSSLTVLYAGDNKLMGDIPSELASLSYLNIISLADNSYTGKIPSFFGNLTSLSQLYLAGNNFDGMIPDSLGKLRHLTALTLGMNNLSGIVPSSIFNLSSMTALDLGQNELEGYLPSHLGNTLPQLKFLSVYSNQLTGLIPASISNSSNLQILQLDGNFLQGQIPSLQKLEKIVNLDFAHNFLGNGVNADLDFVSTLGNATVLQEFDISGNNFRGNIPKHICNFSMISYLQFETNKIGGQLPSCIENLANLQVFSVKGNQLDGVIPEGLGKLRTLSRLDLSGNKFSGSIPFSIGNLSQLTILYLSENNLEGNIPFTLGKCRNLQDLNISVNNLSGRIPIQLLSLSSLSIALDLHQNRLSGSLPAEIGQLTSLGTLDLGENMFSGVIPSSLASCIGLERLYLDGNDFQGAISDNLQTLKGLTVLDLSRNNFSGNVPNFLASLQLQMLNLSYNDFQGEVPSVGVFRNATAVSVVGNRKLCGGITEFKLPKCDHNISQVKNSGHRTRLILSILFAFVGVALVVGLVLLYKGRKTKRRALRDPVNFLQVSYQNLQKATNGFSEENLIGCGAFGTVYKGVLDPGSKTLVAIKVFNLEIQGGFKSFMAECEVLRNIKHRNLVKVITACSGVDQQGKNFKALVYEYMVNKSLDDWLHPISELDETRKSMGKLNCFQRFGIAVDVAFAIDYLHHQCDVSIIHCDLKPSNVLLDDEMVAHVSDFGMARLLSKDAISSYSNQSSSVGVRGTIGYTPPEYGLGNKMSTYGDVYSFGILVLEMFTGRRPTDSKWNKGKSLHGVVKETLSKEVLTEILDPLLLEDIVREETDSGLIMEAVISILRIALLCSADLPRERLYMSDVANRLSSIRNGLVEARFLEGKASFETPE; translated from the exons ATGGCAAGCATCTCAGTTTACTTATTCTTCTGTGTCGCGGCTTTCTTTAACTGTCTTTATTTCACCATAGGCGAATATGATGAAACAGACAAGCTAGCATTGCTTAAAATCAAAGCCGAAGTAACAGACCCTCTAGGGGTCATGAGTTCCTGGAATGACACCCTCCACTTCTGCAATTGGGACGGGGTTAACTGTGGTCGTAAGCATCAGCGAGTGACAATACTCGACCTGAGCTCGTCAAAGCTCACAGGTACTATTTCTCCATTTGTAGGAAATCTAAGTTTTCTAACAAAGTTAGACCTCCAAAATAATAGCTTTACTGGTATTATCCCGTCTGCAATTGGTCGTTTGCACCGGCTGCAATCACTATTGCTCAATAATAATTTGATTGGCGGTCAGATTCCGTCAAATATATCAGGCTGCTCTAGCCTTACAGTGCTGTATGCAGGAGATAACAAGCTCATGGGGGATATCCCTTCCGAGCTAGCATCACTGTCGTATCTGAACATAATTTCCTTAGCAGACAACAGTTATACAGGGAAAATACCTTCATTTTTCGGAAACTTAACATCCCTCTCCCAGCTTTACCTGGCTGGAAACAATTTCGATGGGATGATCCCAGATAGCCTCGGCAAACTCAGACATTTAACCGCGCTTACACTAGGCATGAATAATTTATCGGGAATAGTTCCGTCCTCAATTTTCAACCTCTCATCTATGACAGCCTTAGATTTAGGGCAAAATGAGTTGGAAGGGTACCTTCCTTCACATTTAGGTAACACACTTCCACAGCTCAAATTCTTATCTGTTTATAGCAATCAACTCACTGGACTTATTCCTGCGTCAATATCCAATTCCTCGAATCTCCAAATTCTCCAACTGGATGGGAATTTTCTTCAGGGACAAATCCCTTCCTTGCAGAAGTTAGAAAAGATTGTGAACCTTGACTTTGCCCATAATTTTCTCGGAAATGGCGTAAATGCTGATTTGGACTTTGTTTCTACTTTGGGTAATGCTACCGTGTTACAAGAGTTTGATATAAGTGGAAATAACTTCAGAGGAAATATTCCGAAACACATCTGTAATTTCTCAATGATATCGTATTTACAGTTTGAGACGAATAAGATAGGCGGTCAGCTACCGTCTTGTATAGAAAATCTAGCTAACTTGCAGGTCTTCAGTGTAAAGGGAAACCAGCTTGATGGTGTTATTCCTGAAGGCTTAGGAAAGCTTCGTACCCTCAGTCGGTTAGATTTAAGCGGGAACAAGTTTTCAGGAAGCATACCGTTTTCTATTGGAAACTTAAGCCAGCTGACAATTCTCTATTTGTCTGAAAATAATCTTGAAGGAAACATACCCTTTACTCTTGGAAAATGTCGAAACTTGCAGGATTTGAATATTTCAGTAAACAATCTTAGTGGCAGGATACCAATCCAACTACTGAGTCTCTCTAGTTTATCAATAGCACTTGACCTGCACCAGAATCGGCTAAGTGGATCCCTCCCTGCAGAAATCGGGCAATTGACTAGTCTCGGGACTCTTGACTTGGGTGAAAACATGTTTTCAGGTGTAATACCAAGCAGTCTTGCTAGTTGTATAGGGCTGGAGAGGTTATACCTGGACGGAAATGATTTTCAAGGCGCTATAAGCGATAATTTGCAGACACTGAAAGGTCTCACTGTGTTGGATTTATCCCGGAACAACTTTTCAGGAAACGTGCCCAACTTTCTTGCCAGCCTCCAGCTGCAAATGCTAAATTTATCTTACAATGACTTTCAAGGTGAGGTGCCTTCTGTGGGCGTCTTCCGTAATGCAACAGCTGTTTCGGTTGTAGGAAACAGAAAGCTCTGTGGAGGCATAACTGAGTTTAAACTGCCAAAATGTGATCATAACATATCCCAAGTAAAAAACTCCGGCCACAGAACGCGCTTGATACTTTCTATTCTGTTTGCATTCGTTGGAGTCGCGCTGGTTGTGGGACTAGTATTATTGTACAAGGGTAGGAAGACGAAGCGCAGGGCTTTGAGAGATCCAGTCAACTTTTTACAAGTGTCGTACCAGAACCTCCAGAAAGCGACAAACGGGTTTTCAGAGGAAAACTTGATAGGTTGTGGCGCCTTTGGAACTGTATACAAGGGAGTACTTGATCCAGGTAGTAAAACATTGGTGGCCATCAAGGTATTTAACCTTGAGATTCAAGGCGGTTTCAAGAGTTTCATGGCTGAATGTGAGGTCCTTCGCAATATCAAACATCGGAATCTTGTCAAGGTCATTACAGCTTGTTCAGGTGTTGATCAACAAGGCAAAAATTTTAAGGCCTTGGTTTATGAGTACATGGTAAATAAAAGTTTGGATGATTGGTTACATCCGATCAGTGAATTAGATGAGACACGGAAATCCATGGGAAAGTtaaattgttttcaaagattcgGAATTGCAGTTGATGTCGCTTTTGCCATAGATTATCTTCATCATCAGTGTGATGTTTCCATAATTCATTGTGACCTCAAGCCAAGTAATGTTCTCCTTGATGATGAAATGGTTGCACATGTCAGTGACTTTGGTATGGCGCGACTGCTGTCAAAGGACGCCATCAGCTCGTACTCAAATCAGTCTAGCTCTGTTGGGGTTAGAGGAACCATTGGCTACACACCTCCAG AATATGGTTTGGGAAATAAGATGTCGACATATGGTGATGTGTACAGTTTCGGTATCCTTGTACTTGAAATGTTTACAGGAAGAAGACCTACTGATAGTAAGTGGAACAAAGGAAAAAGCCTCCATGGGGTTGTGAAAGAAACCCTGTCAAAAGAGGTATTAACTGAAATTCTGGATCCGCTTCTTCTTGAAGACATAGTCAGGGAAGAGACAGATTCGGGTCTGATCATGGAAGCCGTGATTTCAATTCTAAGAATTGCACTTCTGTGCTCTGCTGATCTCCCAAGAGAACGTTTGTACATGAGTGATGTCGCTAATAGGCTATCATCAATTAGAAACGGTCTCGTTGAGGCTCGTTTCCTGGAGGGGAAAGCTTCTTTTGAGACACCGGAGTAA